A part of Carettochelys insculpta isolate YL-2023 chromosome 1, ASM3395843v1, whole genome shotgun sequence genomic DNA contains:
- the LOC142007589 gene encoding olfactory receptor 52L1-like yields MLPSRNVSLRPTSFLLVGIPGLEARQHWVAIPLCAMYIVALLGNCVILLIISMDPNLHKPMYLFLAMLAITDLVMCTSATPRTLSIFWLGSREIGSHTCLTQMFFIHSSSLVESGVLVTMAFDRYTAVCNPLQYTTMMKITTVAKMTMLMLVRGLILIAPFPLLLSRLPFCQASIIPHSYCEHMAVVKLACADTTINAAYRLMVALLVGGLDVLCIALSYIMILRAVFSLPSGQARIKTLSTCTSHVCVILIFYVPGLFSFLAHRFGQSVPQSIHVLLANLYLLLPPTLNPIVYRVKTKQLRTRVSRVFCMRCA; encoded by the coding sequence ATGTTACCCAGCAGAAACGTCAGCCTGAGACCCACCTCCTTCCTGCTGGTCGGCATAccggggctggaagccaggcagCACTGGGTCGCGATCCCGCTGTGCGCCATGTACATCGTAGCCCTGCTGGGGAACTGCGTTATTCTGCTTATTATAAGTATGGACCCCAACCTGCATAAGCCCATGTATCTCTTCCTGGCCATGTTGGCCATCACCGACCTCGTCATGTGCACATCAGCCACACCCAGAACGCTCAGCATCTTCTGGCTGGGCTCCAGGGAGATTGGGTCCCACACttgcctcacccagatgttcttcatcCATTCTTCTTCATTGGTGGAGTCAGGAGTCCTTGTGACCATGGCGTTTGACCGCTACACAGCCGTCTGCAACCCCCTCCAGTACACAACCATGATGAAAATCACTACAGTGGCCAAAATGACAATGCTAATGCTGGTCAGAGGTCTCATTCTGATAGCCCCCTTCCCCTTGCTGCTCAGCAGGCTGCCCTTCTGCCAGGCCTCCATCATCCCCCACTCCTACTGCGAGCACATGGCTGTGGTGAAGCTGGCTTGTGCAGACACCACCATCAATGCAGCATACAGGCTGATGGTGGCGCTGCTTGTGGGGGGGCTGGATGTCCTGTGCATTGCTCTGTCCTACATCATGATCCTCCGGGCGGTTTTCAGCCTCCCCTCTGGCCAGGCCCGGATCAAGACTCTCAGCACCTGCACCTCCCATGTTTGCGTCATCCTCATCTTCTACGTCCCGGGGCTCTTCTCCTTCCTGGCGCACCGCTTCGGCCAGAGTGTCCCCCAGTCCATCCACGTCCTGCTGGCCAACCTctacctcctcctgcctcccacgCTGAACCCCATCGTGTACAGGGTGAAAACCAAACAGCTCCGCACTCGGGTGTCCAGGGTCTTCTGCATGAGGTGCGCCTGA
- the LOC142007590 gene encoding olfactory receptor 52L1-like, with amino-acid sequence MSSSNFSSLRPASFLLVGIPGLEATQHWVAIPLCALYLVALLGNCTVLFVIRMDPSLHEPMYLLLAVLAITDLVLCTAILPEMLSILWLGSREIGFNACLTQMFFIHSSSIVESGVLVAMAFDRYVAICNPLRHATILKITMVAKLALLVLVRGLAVIAPIPLLLRRLPFCKVIVIPHSYCEHMAVVKLACADTTVNAAYGLLLILLVGGLDVLSIALSYIMILRAVFSLPSGQAQLKALSTCTSHVCIILIFYVPGLFSFLAHRFGQSVPQSIHVLLANLYLLLPPMLNPIVYGVKTKQIRTRVSRVFHMRAAKTQRTVTAHLFL; translated from the coding sequence ATGTCTTCCAGCAACTTTAGCAGCCTGAGACCCGCCTCGTTCCTGCTGGTTGGCATACCGGGGCTGGAAGCCACTCAGCACTGGGTCGCGATCCCGCTGTGCGCCTTGTACTTGGTGGCACTGCTGGGAAACTGCACTGTTCTCTTTGTCATCAGGATGGACCCCAGTTTGCATGAGCCCATGTATCTCCTCCTGGCCGTACTGGCCATCACCGACCTCGTCCTGTGCACAGCCATCCTGCCCGAAATGCTGAGCATCTTGTGGCTGGGCTCCAGGGAGATTGGGTTCAacgcctgcctcacccagatgttcttcatcCATTCTTCTTCAATTGTGGAGTCCGGAGTCCTGGTGGCCATGGCGTTtgaccgctatgtggccatctgcaACCCCCTGCGGCACGCAACCATCTTGAAAATCACTATGGTAGCCAAACTGGCACTTCTGGTCTTGGTCAGAGGCTTGGCTGTGATCGCCCCCATCCCCTTGCTCCTCAGGAGGCTGCCCTTCTGCAAGGTCATCGTCATCCCCCACTCCTACTGCGAGCACATGGCCGTGGTGAAGCTGGCGTGTGCGGACACCACAGTCAATGCAGCATACGGGCTGTTGCTGATCCTGCTTGTGGGGGGGCTGGATGTCCTGTCCATTGCTCTGTCCTACATCATGATCCTCCGGGCGGTTTTCAGCCTCCCCTCTGGCCAGGCCCAGCTCAAGGCTCTCAGCACCTGCACCTCCCACGTCTGCATCATCCTCATCTTCTACGTCCCAGGGCTCTTCTCCTTCCTGGCACACCGCTTCGGCCAGAGTGTCCCCCAGTCCATCCATGTCCTGCTGGCCAACCTctacctcctcctgcctcccatgcTGAACCCCATCGTGTATGGGGTGAAAACCAAGCAGATCCGCACTCGGGTGTCCAGGGTCTTTCACATGAGGGCTGCTAAGACCCAGAGGACGGTCACTGCCCATTTATTTCTATAG